One stretch of Anopheles bellator unplaced genomic scaffold, idAnoBellAS_SP24_06.2 scaffold00882_ctg1, whole genome shotgun sequence DNA includes these proteins:
- the LOC131214432 gene encoding dynein regulatory complex subunit 3-like, with amino-acid sequence MTESTLATDSTFNKELEPGVISNEMLTKAILEQGHKGEAGRLALLNQLHLETVTVIRLEFQSILKIDHLWVMKNLEVLSLSFNKIDKIENLSRLSKLKELNLSFNYIEKIENLEKLENLRILSLYGNRISRIENVDKLERLVIFSVGRNNIGTLEGLERLRFLKDLRSLNLAENPIAQDTSKPLRPYLATLLPQLKYYEYVLIRQHERDSGKELFQRELIEILENERVEIIERARVAKERDDEIKLSQSFVEHLNGHQLFDTLFGNDPEGEALLTIGSEALDLKNDYRNEAYSFTQQIYRTGLEQHEKRQAEIELYNRCIRDERKKAQLLGQKYINNFIESYNKMSVAAKEIVASLRGKDLNSKTYNPHTEKLLDELNLCKSGFNSLFEDTWHTLMGIEMQLFERTEEGNFTFENTIKEMTNEFIELAQAQFVLLREAEINFSDTLVDTVQQFVTIKAASGQADRLPDALKESLDDKDVISNMAAGMRDQHMQLIDAREDKLITRSRNWVKELCDDLQNSEIKRNRAKVLEITYFLDQHRQTFMSAFDEVASKLEV; translated from the exons ATGACCGAAAGTACACTCGCGACTGATTCCACCTTCAACAAGGAACTTGAACCTGGCGTAATTAGCAATGAAATGCTCACCAAAGCGATTCTGGAGCAAGGTCATAAAGGAGaggccggccggttggcgcTGTTGAATCAATTGCATCTCGAGACCGTCACCGTCATTCGTCTCGAGTTTCAAA GTATCCTCAAAATTGACCATCTttgggtgatgaaaaatttggAAGTGCTTTCGTTGTCCTTCAACAAGATTgacaaaatcgaaaacctgTCCCGACTGTCGAAGCTAAAGGAATTGAATCTTTCGTTTAACTATatcgaaaaaatcgaaaatctgGAGAAGCTGGAAAATTTACGAATTCTCTCACTCTACGGCAACCGCATATCGCGCATCGAAAACGTAGACAAGCTGGAGAGGCTGGTTATCTTCAGTGTAGGAAGGAATAATATTGGCACCCTGGAAGGTTTGGAGCGGCTAAGGTTTCTGAAAGACCTACGGTCACTCAACTTGGCCGAAAACCCTATCGCCCAGGATACCTCCAAACCGTTGCGCCCTTATTTGGCCACCTTGTTGCCGCAGTTGAAGTACTACGAATACGTATTGATCCGCCAGCACGAACGAGATTCTGGCAAGGAGTTGTTTCA ACGCGAGCTTATCGAGATCCTGGAAAACGAACGTGTAGAAATAATCGAACGTGCGAGGGTCGCGAAGGAACGGGACGACGAAATTAAACTCTCGCAAAGTTttgttgaacatttgaatGGCCACCAATTGTTTGACACGTTGTTCGGGAACGACCCGGAGGGCGAAGCACTGTTGACCATAGGCAGCGAAGCCTTGGATTTGAAAAACGA CTACCGGAACGAGGCTTACTCCTTCACGCAACAGATATACAGGACAGGTTTAGAGCAACATGAAAAACGGCAAGCGGAAATCGAGCTCTACAATCGCTGTATACGGGATGAACGGAAGAAGGCACAGTTGCTGGGTCAAAA GtacatcaataatttcatagAATCGTACAACAAGATGTCGGTTGCAGCGAAAGAAATAGTGGCCAGTTTGAGAGGAAAAGACCTGAACAGCAAAACATACAACCCGCATACCGAGAAGCTGCTGGATGAGCTGAACCTATGCAAAAGCGGTTTTAACTCCCTGTTTGAGGACACGTGGCACACTTTGATGGGAATCGAAATGCAGCTGTTTGAACGAACGGAG GAGGGCAACTTTACGTTTGAAAACACTATTAAGGAAATGACCAATGAGTTCATTGAGCTTGCACAAGCGCAGTTTGTGTTGTTGCGAGAGGCAGAGATCAACTTTAGCGACACGTTGGTGGATACTGTGCAGCAATTTGTGACCATTAAGGCTGCGTCCGGCCAGGCCGACAGACTCCCGGATGCGTTGAAGGAG TCTTTGGACGACAAAGATGTCATAAGCAACATGGCCGCAGGCATGCGAGATCAGCACATGCAGTTGATAGACGCTAGGGAAGATAAGCTGATAACGCGTAGCCGAAACTGGGTTAAGGAACTGTGCGATGATCTTCAGAA TTCTGAAATTAAACGCAACCGGGCGAAAGTTTTAGaaataacatattttcttGACCAACATCGACAAACATTCATGAGCGCGTTCGATGAAGTTGCCAGCAAGTTGGAAGTATAA